The Haloplasma contractile SSD-17B genome includes a window with the following:
- a CDS encoding YjcZ family sporulation protein, giving the protein MCSQYKRGDKMAGYDSGYALILVLFILLVIIGCACLS; this is encoded by the coding sequence ATGTGTTCACAATATAAAAGGGGGGATAAAATGGCTGGTTATGATTCTGGTTATGCTTTAATTCTAGTATTATTTATATTATTAGTCATAATTGGTTGTGCATGTTTGAGCTAG
- a CDS encoding YjcZ family sporulation protein, translated as MGNYYNDGYALILVLFILLVIIGCACWY; from the coding sequence ATGGGAAATTATTATAATGATGGTTATGCATTAATTTTAGTACTATTTATTTTATTAGTAATTATTGGTTGTGCATGCTGGTATTAA
- a CDS encoding YjcZ family sporulation protein, with amino-acid sequence MGHGYNEGFALILVLFILLAIIGCAWCYC; translated from the coding sequence ATGGGACACGGATATAACGAAGGATTTGCTCTTATTTTGGTACTATTTATTTTGTTAGCTATTATTGGTTGTGCATGGTGTTATTGCTAA